The proteins below are encoded in one region of Penicillium psychrofluorescens genome assembly, chromosome: 4:
- a CDS encoding uncharacterized protein (ID:PFLUO_006231-T1.cds;~source:funannotate): MSTQERLARGPYSLVAPRAPVEATSSFSRAQRRQCVPISGQSSLPAILRPPAVRLANPVNHVPRITPISVPPRQLSSDSLPLESPLLSIPERRRSRLTPSPTSLIVERSQGESESSRTSIGLPPGRRRSQYISPADMAAAFTGSAAKEVENLQPPAEVHLSQDGTRRQSNDDRPRHVQSQTSLRSQSQIASVPSNTGQPAAPEVAEELAWGPAHPCFPHMNPHVPIGSQEYLTTRVIRIRRDWMIKGDLAPTFSNLYPEILDPLLSEQEFRQVIATVNDCLIKAFDPFRLRNWFDGAMGLLTGWVWDDINAPGIKSQLQHVETWLENWNREVGAKNGVHIWSLRRTAYMSLDIQIPDPKVGIVPSEGPSQPNTRPSTGIGRGA; encoded by the coding sequence GCTTGGCCCGTGGTCCCTATTCCTTGGTAGCCCCTCGCGCCCCCGTGGAGGCGACTTCGTCATTTTCGCGAGCGCAGCGGCGACAGTGCGTCCCCATCTCAGGCCAGTCGTCGCTCCCTGCCATCCTTCGCCCGCCCGCCGTCCGACTCGCCAACCCTGTCAACCACGTCCCCCGAATCACCCCGATCAGCGTCCCACCTCGCCAGctctcctccgacagccTACCCCTCGAATCTCCGTTGCTGAGCATCCCCGAACGACGACGCAGTCGCCTCACCCCGTCCCCGACCAGCCTGATCGTGGAGCGCAGTCagggcgagagcgagagcagCCGCACCAGTATCGGTCTGCCTCCAGGCCGGCGGCGTAGCCAATACATATCACCCGCGGACATGGCTGCAGCATTTACCGGTAGCGCGGCCAAGGAGGTGGAAAATCTCCAGCCGCCCGCTGAAGTCCATCTATCGCAAGATGGCACTCGCCGCCAGAGCAATGACGACCGGCCTCGCCACGTCCAGTCACAAACTTCACTCCGCTCCCAATCCCAGATCGCTTCCGTCCCCTCGAACACCGGCCAACCCGCCGCCCCTGAGGTCGCCGAGGAACTGGCCTGGGGCCCCGCTCACCCGTGTTTTCCTCATATGAACCCGCATGTACCGATTGGATCTCAGGAGTATCTCACCACGCGTGTGATCCGGATTCGACGCGACTGGATGATCAAGGGCGACCTGGCGCCGACCTTTTCGAACCTGTATCCCGAGATTTTGGATCCGCTCTTGTCAGAACAAGAGTTCCGTCAAGTGATTGCCACTGTGAACGACTGCCTCATCAAGGCCTTTGACCCGTTCCGCCTCCGCAATTGGTTCGATGGCGCGATGGGCCTGCTGACGGGCTGGGTGTGGGATGATATCAATGCCCCTGGGATCAAGAGCCAGCTACAACATGTCGAGACCTGGCTAGAGAACTGGAATCGCGAGGTCGGGGCCAAGAACGGAGTGCATATCTGGAGTCTGCGGCGAACCGCCTACATGTCTCTCGATATCCAGATCCCCGATCCCAAGGTGGGCATTGTGCCCAGCGAGGGTCCCTCTCAACCCAATACCCGGCCCAGCACCGGCATAGGGCGCGGTGCTTGA
- a CDS encoding uncharacterized protein (ID:PFLUO_006232-T1.cds;~source:funannotate) yields the protein MLSGILIFNQKGENLIFRAFRSDCRPRLADIFRIQVISNPQVRSPILTLGSTTFSHVKHENIYLVAVTKSNANAALIFEFMYRFIMLGKSYFGKFDEEAVKNNFVLIYELLDEILDFGYPQNTETDTLKMYITTEGVKSVIANSPTDSSRITQQATGALSWRRSDIKYRKNEAFVDVIEDVNLLMSATGTVLRADVNGQIIMRAYLTGTPECKFGLNDRLLLDGGAPVSGGKNGAGNSSGAMATSKATRAAAGSVTLEDCQFHQCVKLGRFDADRIISFVPPDGEFELMRYRATENVNLPFKVHPIVREIGTTKVEYSVAIKANYSAKLFATNVVIRIPTPLNTAKTTERTSQGRAKYEPEHNNIVWKIPRFSGQSEYVLTAEATLTSMTHQKAWSRPPLSLSFSLLMFTSSGLLVRYLKVFEKSNYSSVKWVRYMTRAGSYEIRF from the exons atgcTTTCgggcatcctcatcttcaaccaAAAGGGTGAGAACCTCATCTTCCGCGCCTTCCGCAGCGACTGTCGCCCGCGCCTGGCCGATATCTTCCGTATCCAGGTTATCTCCAATCCGCAGGTACGCTCGCCTATCCTGACCCTGGGGTCTACAACCTTCAGCCATGTCAAGCACGAGAATATCTACCTGGTCGCCGTGACCAAGAGCAACGCCAATGCCGCACTCATCTTTGAGTTCATGTACCGGTTCATCATGCTGGGGAAGAGCTATTTCGGCAAGttcgacgaggaggccgtgAAGAATAACTTTGTCTTGATTTATGAGTTGCTGGACG AAATTCTCGACTTCGGATACCCGCAGAACACCGAGACCGACACCCTGAAAATGTACATCACCACCGAAGGCGTCAAGTCCGTCATCGCCAATTCGCCCACAGACTCCAGCCGCATCACGCAGCAAGCCACTGGTGCGCTCTCCTGGCGCCGCTCGGACATCAAGTACCGCAAGAACGAAGCCTTCGTCGACGTGATCGAAGACGTCAACCTCCTGATGTCCGCAACGGGGACCGTGCTCCGCGCCGACGTGAACGGGCAAATCATCATGCGGGCATATCTAACCGGTACCCCGGAGTGCAAATTTGGACTCAACGACCGACTCCTTCTGGACGGCGGCGCGCCCGTCAGCGGAGGCAAAAACGGAGCGGGCAATTCAAGCGGCGCGATGGCTACATCCAAAGCGACGCGCGCGGCAGCGGGCTCCGTGACACTGGAAGACTGCCAGTTCCATCAGTGCGTGAAACTGGGCCGATTCGACGCCGACCGAATCATCTCGTTCGTGCCGCCGGACGGCGAGTTCGAGCTGATGCGGTACCGAGCCACGGAGAACGTCAACCTGCCGTTCAAAGTGCACCCTATCGTGCGGGAAATCGGCACGACAAAGGTCGAGTACAGCGTCGCGATCAAAGCGAACTACAGCGCGAAGCTCTTCGCGACCAACGTCGTCATCCGCATCCCCACGCCGCTCAACACCGCAAAGACCACCGAGCGCACCTCCCAGGGCCGCGCCAAGTACGAGCCCGAGCATAATAATATCGTCTGGAAGATCCCTCGCTTCTCGGGCCAGAGTGAATACGTCCTCACGGCTGAAGCGACCTTGACCTCCATGACGCATCAGAAGGCTTGGAGTCGCCCGCCGCTGAGCCTGTCGTTTAGTCTCCTCATGTTTACGTCGTCGGGGCTGTTGGTTAGGTATCTGAAAGTCTTTGAGAAGAGCAATTACAGCTCGGTGAAGTGGGTGCGCTATATGACTCGTGCGGGGAGCTACGAAATCCG GTTTTAA
- a CDS encoding uncharacterized protein (ID:PFLUO_006234-T1.cds;~source:funannotate), translating to MFKLFWSSSFPPASTCLVGTLTRWDPSTHQTSSPQEVYSTDDIYIGRDKRACQFVIPNHFVSNKHLRIYTILYDREILHEIPPLVYAQDLSLNGTLWNEYPMGRGKGSFLLSDGDTLRIAQGEYLRFNCARDNRPDPFSCLQRIEMREFNDHYIITPRILGSGAYGRVHMAFKKGDGQQLACKIIDLQLAKAKAPETANEEQVSKFFIGRHGTASKALVAVRRESSHSTSIRERLQTYQQEALILQKLSHPNIIRVEKVIRSSNTIYIFQELITAGDLFSFLSYKGGRLEDISAAVIIHQILLALDYLHDQRIVHRDLKPDNILMTSLDDGGRVVLTDFGCARYINPPVQRMSTIVGTAEYCAPEVNTSNGRGYTKAVDLWSLGCVAAVVLTGYTPFNEPFNSIPSDLEDLEDELDRLNTGPLARNFLRKLLVTDEEKRLDVKQSLRHSWFTNIEHARRFEELYRTIVREWRRSVRPDEARNRIVDLASFAKSASTAPAGGPMEVRLRARGPEDLSRKVSIDHVSESEYEDAPEYKTGSSSLLLPSTHAESLLPPHKPTGTDIEAMAFLAFGPRTHQREEVCPHPAQHMSNLRPVHANARITNHIQPEPLRSSQKGTAQKHLPSIRMSGAHFHTRAQHHQHIAPSPLRRLSLSSRELPRDTKKRPLPRASPSPPQTDGAKPTTWTNSKENRMDEDDQVYEEVRNPMTGKRQRRIYGRGGETVAGFV from the exons ATGTTCAAGCTGTTCTggtcctcttcctttcccccaGCATCAACCTGCCTGGTGGGCACACTCACCCGCTGGGACCCATCCACGCACCAAACCAGCTCACCACAAGAGGTATACAGCACCGACGACATCTACATCGGACGAGACAAGCGTGCCTG CCAATTCGTGATCCCCAACCACTTCGTCTCCAACAAGCATCTCCGCATCTACACCATTCTCTACGACCGAGAAATCTTACACGAGATCCCTCCGCTCGTATATGCCCAGGATCTCTCTCTGAATGGGACGCTATGGAATGAGTATCCCATGGGACGGGGAAAAGGCAGCTTCTTGCTCAGTGATGGTGATACGCTGCGAATCGCACAGGGCGAGTACCTGCGGTTTAACTGTGCGAGAGACAATAGGCCAGATCCATTCAGCTGTCTGCAGCGGATTGAAATGAgg GAATTCAATGACCACTACATTATCACGCCGCGCATTCTGGGCTCTGGTGCCTACGGACGAGTTCATATGGCGTTCAAAAAGGGAGATGGCCAGCAACTCGCTTGCAAGATTATTGACTTGCAGCTCGCAAAAGCCAAAGCCCCCGAGACCGCGAACGAAGAGCAGGTGTCGAAATTCTTTATTGGTCGTCATGGCACAGCTTCAAAAGCTTTGGTCGCCGTGCGCAGAGAGAGCTCCCACTCGACATCCATTCGCGAGAGACTGCAGACATACCAGCAGGAAGCCCTGATTCTGCAGAAACTATCCCAT cccaacatcatccgcgtTGAGAAGGTGATCCGATCCAGCAACACAAT CTACATATTCCAAGAGCTCATCACAGCCGGCGAccttttctccttcctcagCTACAAAGGCGGACGACTGGAGGACATATCCGCTGCAGTTATTATCCATCAGATCCTGCTCGCACTAGACTATCTCCACGATCAGCGCATCGTGCACCGCGATCTAAAGCCTGACAATATCCTGATGACCTCACTGGACGATGGGGGTAGGGTTGTTCTCACAGACTTCGGATGCGCCAGGTACATCAACCCTCCCGTGCAGCGCATGTCCACTATCGTCGGCACAGCCGAATACTGCGCCCC GGAAGTGAATACCTCCAACGGACGAGGCTACACCAAAGCCGTAGACCTATGGTCCCTGGGCTGCGTGGCCGCCGTCGTGCTGACGGGGTACACGCCCTTCAACGAGCCCTTCAACTCAATCCCCAGCGATCTCGAAGACCTGGAAGACGAGCTCGATCGACTGAACACCGGCCCGCTGGCGCGAAACTTTCTGCGCAAACTCCTGGTCACTGATGAGGAGAAGCGCTTGGATGTGAAGCAGTCGCTGCGGCATAGCTGGTTCACGAACATTGAGCACGCACGCCGGTTCGAAGAACTGTATCGCACGATTGTGAGGGAGTGGAGGAGGTCTGTACGCCCGGATGAGGCTCGGAATAGGATTGTTGATCTTGCGAGTTTTGCGAAGAGTGCGAGTACCGCGCCGGCTGGCGGGCCGATGGAAGTGCGTCTGCGTGCTCGTGGTCCGGAAGACCTTTCTCGGAAGGTATCGATTGACCACGTCTCAGAATCGGAGTATGAGGATGCCCCGGAATATAAGAcgggctcttcttctttgctgttGCCGTCCACGCATGCGGAGTCGCTGCTGCCACCGCATAAGCCAACAGGAACAGATATTGAAGCGATGGCGTTTCTTGCTTTTGGACCACGTACTCATCAACGTGAGGAGGTTTGTCCTCATCCAGCGCAGCATATGAGCAATCTGCGTCCAGTTCATGCGAACGCCAGAATCACAAACCATATCCAGCCGGAACCCCTTCGCTCTAGTCAGAAAGGGACTGCTCAGAAACACCTTCCGTCGATTCGGATGTCTGGTGCGCATTTTCACACTCGAGctcaacaccatcaacacaTTGCTCCAAGTCCACTCCGTCGATTGTCCTTGTCCTCACGCGAACTACCCCGGGacacgaagaagagaccCCTTCCCCGCGCAAGTCCGTCACCACCACAAACCGACGGTGCCAAACCTACTACATGGACAAACAGCAAGGAAAACCGcatggacgaagacgatcagGTATACGAAGAAGTGCGAAACCCCATGACAGGGAAGCGACAGCGACGCATTTACGGACGCGGGGGGGAAACGGTAGCTGGTTTCGTGTGA
- a CDS encoding uncharacterized protein (ID:PFLUO_006235-T1.cds;~source:funannotate), translating into MAVDTARLEELLKRPLYVYDLPQELLETLSPKNANQQPVDAEQPEPTPIEPEVAAQEAAIATSTQCSLCRVSYQNVQEQRSHVRSDHHRYNLKAQLRGNAPLDEIQFVKAVGELDESISGSESSESEDEEADGSGNTTLAALLKKQAKLSQATEEETEPAVKRGSPKHPLFWLSSSKLPSNTSLGVYRTIFSAVEQAEPDHLVDSLRRKQLAPIKARTNNASAQQDTSALSPHIFMCMIGGGHFAAMLVSLAPEIHRKQGGVDERQARVIAHKTFHRYTTRRKQGGSQSASDASRGAAHSAGSSLRRYNEAALEKDVRDLLADWRQMIDSAELLFIRATGKTNRKTLFGQYDGQVLRQNDPRIRGFPFNTRRATQSELMRCFKELTRVKVSEVDEAALAAAAAAAEAKRQAETSKPSTPRPQPQKPKLSPEEEAAQLHTTQIQAFIRRSKIPALMSYITNNSIPSTFTFQSTDSPQNFRCPSPLHFAANLNAAPVVLALLTRAGSDPIAVNSEGRTPFELAGDRATRDAFRIARHELGESKWDWNAAKVPSPVSKADADSRAERERKAAEEEEKDRRKADMDRIKQEDAERAAQQASSKSGGRTLGTVEKTAAEKRDEETRGMTPEMRMRLERERRARAAEERMRRSK; encoded by the exons ATGGCTGTAGACACAGCGCGCTTGGAAGAGCTTTTGAAGAGGCCTCTTTATG TGTACGATTTGCCGCAGGAGCTTCTGGAAACCCTGTCCCCGAAGAATGCGAACCAACAACCCGTTGACGCCGAACAGCCCGAGCCAACCCCGATAGAGCCAGAGGTAGCGGCGCAAGAGGCTGCGATCGCAACTTCGACACAATGCTCTCTTTGCAGAGTGTCCTACCAGAACGTGCAGGAACAGCGCAGCCACGTCCGTTCGGATCACCACCGATATAACCTCAAAGCTCAACTCCGTGGGAATGCGCCGCTCGATGAGATTCAGTTTGTGAAAGCGGttggcgagctggatgagTCCATCTCCGGGTCGGAGTCATCGGAAtccgaggacgaggaggcaGACGGTAGCGGAAATACAACCCTGGCGGCTCTATTGAAGAAACAGGCCAAGCTGTCGCAGGcgaccgaggaggagactGAACCTGCGGTAAAACGAGGATCTCCCAAACACCCGCTGTTCTGGCTGTCGAGCTCCAAGTTACCGTCGAATACGTCGCTGGGCGTCTACAGGACAATCTTCTCCGCGGTGGAGCAAGCCGAGCCCGATCATCTAGTGGATTCCCTGCGCAGAAAGCAGTTGGCTCCGATCAAGGCTCGCACCAACAATGCGAGCGCGCAGCAAGATACATCGGCGCTGAGCCCGCACATTTTTATGTGCATGATCGGTGGTGGCCACTTTGCTGCTATGCTCGTGTCGCTGGCCCCCGAGATTCACCGGAAACAAGGAGGCGTCGACGAGAGACAGGCCCGGGTGATTGCGCACAAGACTTTTCACCGCTACACGACACGCCGGAAACAAGGTGGCTCCCAATCAGCCAGTGACGCTTCACGGGGAGCCGCCCATTCGGCCGGTTCGAGTCTGCGACGATACAACGAGGCGGCGCTCGAGAAGGATGTCAGAGACCTGCTGGCAGATTGGCGGCAGATGATCGATAGCGCAGAACTGTTGTTCATTCGAGCCACCGGCAAGACCAATCGAAAGACTCTGTTTGGGCAATATGATGGCCAGGTTCTTCGGCAGAATGACCCGAGGATCAGAGGCTTCCCCTTCAACACGCGCCGAGCCACCCAAAGTGAGCTAATGAGGTGCTTCAAGGAACTCACTCGAGTCAAGGTGAGCGAGGTGGATGAGGCTGCGTTggcagccgcggccgcagcAGCGGAGGCCAAACGACAGGCGGAAACGTCTAAACCATCGACTCCTCGACCGCAACCACAGAAGCCAAAGCTAtccccagaagaagaggctgcCCAGCTGCACACAACGCAGATCCAGGCGTTTATTCGCCGCTCGAAAATCCCCGCCCTCATGTCTTATATCACGAACAATTCCATACCCTCAACTTTCACCTTCCAGTCCACCGATTCCCCACAGAACTTCCGCTGTCCTTCACCCCTTCATTTTGCCGCAAATCTCAATGCAGCCCCCGTCGTTTTAGCGCTTCTCACCCGCGCCGGCTCGGATCCAATCGCCGTCAACAGCGAGGGCCGGACCCCATTTGAGCTTGCTGGGGATCGAGCCACCCGCGATGCATTCCGTATTGCCCGCCACGAGCTCGGCGAGTCGAAGTGGGATTGGAATGCAGCCAAGGTGCCGTCGCCAGTCTCCAAAGCAGATGCCGACAGCCGGGCTGAGAGGGAGCGCAAAGCagctgaggaggaagagaaggatcGACGCAAGGCTGACATGGATCGGATCAAGCAAGAGGACGCCGAACGAGCAGCGCAGCAGGCATCGAGTAAATCCGGTGGACGCACCCTGGGCACCGTGGAGAAGACCGCAGCCGAGAAACGGGATGAAGAGACACGGGGGATGACGCCCGAGATGCGGATGCGACTGGAGCGTGAGCGACGGGCGAGAGCAGCAGAGGAGCGAATGCGTCGGTCGAAGTAA
- a CDS encoding uncharacterized protein (ID:PFLUO_006233-T1.cds;~source:funannotate) has protein sequence MLLPSALPCDVRRSSRFTPSRLFSTPPPVGHNTSGNGLLGTCRALQSLLNGSPAPSSRGSTKAQRLQSPLPINPPRRSPRRSSRKVARPASPRPTPPPASLALTPPPPPSAPARGANKRRRASADDDDGIDLDQRCRFSTPKRRRHVPYDLPLGLSSTDFYSLHSPPITQSPPSPARQQRQPQPQPLEQPNAFCDTVLPSIEEADEQPSSSCPPPETSWTNEDDQHLIDLVLEKFRLSQQEWSDCARQMGRSNSATVNRRWNSLVGEGRVGLRKERR, from the coding sequence ATGCTTCTTCCATCTGCTCTCCCCTGCGATGTGCGCCGGTCGTCTCGCTTCACCCCCAGCCGCCTCTTCTCGACGCCTCCCCCGGTCGGCCACAACACCTCTGGCAACGGCCTGCTAGGCACCTGTCGCGCACTGCAGTCTCTCCTGAATGGATCGCCGGCGCCCTCGTCGCGCGGCTCAACCAAGGCCCAGCGCCTTCAGAGCCCGCTGCCCATCAACCCCCCGCGCCGGTCGCCGCGACGCTCATCGCGCAAAGTCGCGCGCCCAGCGTCGCCTCGCCCAACTCCTCCACCTGCCTCTCTCGCCCTGacacctcctccaccaccctCTGCGCCTGCGCGCGGCGCCAATAAACGGCGACGAGCCAGCgcggatgacgacgacggcATCGACTTGGATCAGCGGTGCCGCTTCTCAACCCCTAAACGCCGCCGGCACGTCCCCTACGACCTGCCCCTCGGCCTCTCCAGCACAGACTTCTATTCTCTGCACTCTCCACCGATCACCCAgtctcctccttcgcctgcGCGTCAACAACGACAgccacaaccacaaccactCGAACAACCCAATGCCTTCTGTGATACCGTCCTCCCTTCCATCGAAGAGGCAGACGAACAGCCCTCGTCCTCATGTCCACCACCAGAAACAAGCTGGACGAACGAAGACGACCAGCATCTCATCGATCTGGTCCTTGAAAAGTTCCGCCTCTCCCAGCAGGAATGGAGTGACTGCGCCCGTCAAATGGGTCGCAGCAACTCTGCTACTGTCAACCGGCGGTGGAACTCTCTTGTCGGAGAGGGTCGCGTCGGGTTGCGGAAAGAGAGACGATGA
- a CDS encoding uncharacterized protein (ID:PFLUO_006236-T1.cds;~source:funannotate) — MDAPDSKSQWSSHRRVRRASRACETCRARKTKLSHAPIAHTTGLTVTTDPRAMSLIPLRALLSKNVLQGLPNKGEIFAMPVGEDSNVKASSQSAISRQSPWPEVLQNTTLQVSHQDGSPNFVTRDSPRIGYPNEGVNITSDTPTASTDHQDNPTPANTSEVCDSASRDGLSGVNLHTNGTEFYGNSSNLAFLSNLYARAQNQAENKASNQSNSAPERHVNFRQDNNAHQPHPSSPHGNLGSGRRRSMSSKAQLSIVNLLYNADYTGHPSPQSQDGYRNPSDGDGSRGNSNTSKAEQKGLVAGFGHLPHQAQLEIETIFIHSYFTNKHYIHPMLDKEAFMRRCENEARPAFRREALFRGPSKFGGLYFAVIALGAVNASPNEISLLDPFCQQSAQTLKSSTSGKITAMDFADFYFDASRKAMGDLFASSCLETAQALLLLSVFRQNSLQPHSCYMYSGLAVRTAVAIGLASGLSSLPPSAKREAKRTWWCIYSHEIEMCCSSGRLDSVKDLDYYQISPPQLKHYTGTADPDAEDDDVAMIPVMVALAQIMSEASHKLYHSTRLSMSEKSRLAMQLERRLQQWKKDLPGFLDVDRLAAAANPESQKFLEHIHICLDAARTSINMQYESFMHRIYIRTWWYNTIYALYGSMILLHLILSNFSGLPDDELLEDVEKSLEIFSSMDNIIVARRCAEMIREVLEVARTCLARRQRSGENSYQSKPHSHLQDQIQSSSDLTGAATSFLDGTTSLIPSFPTGTIPGQAAVPSAAQFSSSNQPDQTTATRSLSFESPLMLAQNAGYPSLLSQPDDENFFFSLFSQDPQQQPDPTRVEMLANLVDPSILENFAFESAGGGVY, encoded by the exons ATGGATGCACCCGATTCCAAGTCGCAGTGGTCGTCGCACCGTCGAGTGCGCCGCGCCTCGCGGGCCTGCGAAACCTGTCGCGCTAGGAAGACCAAG CTCAGCCATGCTCCTATTGCGCAT ACCACGGGTTTAACTGTTACTACCGATCCCCGAGCAATGAGCCTAATTCCACTACGCGCCCTGCTCAGCAAAAACGTGCTGCAAGGGCTGCCCAACAAAGGTGAGATTTTTGCCATGCCTGTAGGCGAAGACTCTAACGTTAAAGCGTCCAGTCAATCTGCTATCAGCCGCCAATCACCATGGCCTGAGGTTCTCCAGAATACGACTCTGCAAGTCTCGCATCAGGATGGATCTCCAAATTTCGTAACGAGGGACAGTCCGCGTATAGGCTATCCAAACGAGGGTGTCAATATCACATCAGACACGCCGACCGCCTCGACAGACCATCAAGATAATCCCACGC CAGCAAACACCTCGGAGGTCTGCGATTCTGCATCTCGGGATGGGCTCAGCGGAGTGAATCTGCATACCAATGGCACCGAGTTTTACGGAAATTCATCGAACCTGGCATTCCTCAGCAACCTCTATGCCAGAGCACAAAACCAAGCAGAAAATAAAGCTTCTAATCAATCAAATTCCGCGCCCGAGCGCCATGTGAACTTCAGGCAAGATAACAATGCTCACCAGCCacatccatcttcacctcACGGCAATCTCGGGTCCGGTCGCAGGAGATCCATGTCTAGTAAAGCTCAGCTTTCTATAGTAAACCTGCTATACAACGCAGATTATACCGGTCATCCTTCGCCACAATCCCAAGATGGATATCGAAACCCGTCCGATGGTGATGGCTCGAGAGGCAATTCAAATACAAGTAAAG CTGAACAAAAAGGCTTGGTAGCTGGGTTTGGTCATCTCCCGCATCAAGCGCAGTTGGAAATTGAAACGATCTTCATCCACAGCTACTTTACCAACAAGCACTATATACATCCGATGCTTGACAAAGAAGCTTTTATGCGACGCTGTGAAAATGAGGCACGGCCTGCTTTTAGACGTGAAGCGCTCTTTCGCGGTCCTTCCAAGTTTGGAGGACTGTATTTTGCCGTCATTGCTTTGGGTGCCGTCAACGCCAGTCCCAATGAGATCTCTCTTCTGGACCCTTTCTGTCAACAATCCGCTCAGACTCTGAAAAGCTCAACATCGGGCAAAATCACAGCAATGGACTTTGCAGATTTCTATTTTGACGCCTCCAGGAAAGCGATGGGTGATCTGTTCGCAAGTAGTTGTTTGGAGACGGCTCAGGCTCTTTTGCTATTG AGTGTATTTCGTCAGAACTCACTCCAACCTCACAGCTGCTACATGTATAGTGGTTTGGCGGTTCGAACAGCAGTTGCTATTGGATTGGCCTCGGGCTTGTCTTCATTGCCCCCCAGTGCGAAGCGAGAGGCTAAGCGCACATGGTG GTGTATATATTCCCATGAGAT AGAGATGTGTTGCTCTTCAGGACGTTTGGATAGCGTGAAGGACCTCGACTACTACCAAATATCACCTCCGCAGCTGAAA CACTACACCGGTACTGCCGACCCAgacgccgaagatgacgatgttGCCATGATCCCTGTAATGGTGGCTTTGGCGCAGATCATGTCCGAGGCATCTCACAAGCTCTACCACTCCACGCGCCTGTCCATGAGCGAAAAGTCACGATTGGCAATGCAACTTGAAAGACGGCTCCAGCAGTGGAAGAAAGACTTGCCCGGTTTTCTGGACGTGGATAGGC TTGCCGCAGCCGCCAACCCCGAGTCTCAAAAGTTCCTCGAGCATATCCATATATGTCTGGATGCAGCTCGCACTAGTATTAACATGCAGTATGAGTCCTTCATGCATCGCATCTATATTCGAACATG GTGGTACAACACAATTTACGCCCTTTACGGCTCCATGATCCTTTTACACCTCATTCTCTCCAATTTCTCAGGCCTACcggacgacgagctcctCGAAGATGTCGAGAAATCGCTCGAGATCTTCTCATCCATGGACAACATCATTGTGGCGCGTCGGTGTGCCGAGATGATCCGCGAAGTACTCGAAGTAGCGCGAACATGTCTCGCTCGGCGTCAGCGTAGTGGAGAAAACAGCTATCAAAGCAAGCCCCATTCTCATCTCCAAGACCAAATTCAGAGCTCGAGTGACTTAACGGGAGCCGCGACGTCTTTTCTCGACGGCACCACGAGTCTAATACCTTCATTTCCAACTGGCACAATACCAGGACAAGCAGCAGTCCCCTCAGCCGCGCAGTTCTCATCATCTAACCAGCCAGACCAAACTACTGCTACCCGATCCCTATCCTTCGAGAGTCCCCTGATGCTAGCGCAAAACGCGGGTTATCCAAGCCTGCTATCACAGCCGGATGATGAGAacttctttttctcgctGTTCAGCCAGGatccgcagcagcagccggaTCCAACTCGGGTGGAGATGCTGGCGAATCTTGTCGATCCGAGCATTCTGGAGAATTTTGCGTTTGAAAgtgctggcggtggagtATATTAG